The following coding sequences lie in one Mustelus asterias chromosome 8, sMusAst1.hap1.1, whole genome shotgun sequence genomic window:
- the LOC144497565 gene encoding guanine nucleotide-binding protein G(I)/G(S)/G(O) subunit gamma-5-like, whose product MSATANLSATRKMVQQLRSELGIKRLKVSQAATDLKQFCLQNAQQDPLLMGIHPNTNPFRPAKPCLLL is encoded by the exons ATGTCCGCCACAGCCAACCTGAGCGCCACCCGGAAAATGGTGCAGCAACTCCgctccgagctgggaatcaagagGCTGAAG GTGTCTCAAGCAGCTACAGATTTGAAGCAGTTTTGTCTGCAGAATGCACAACAAGATCCTTTGCTGATGGGAATACACCCAAATACTAATCCTTTCAGACCAGCTAAACCCTGTTTGCTATTGTAG